A single window of Salvia splendens isolate huo1 chromosome 8, SspV2, whole genome shotgun sequence DNA harbors:
- the LOC121743568 gene encoding clathrin heavy chain 1, whose product MAAANAPITMKEALTLTSLGINPQFITFTNVTMESDKYICVRETAPQNSVVIIDMSMPSQPLRRPITADSALMNPNSRILALKAQLPGTTQDHLQIFNIEAKAKMKSHQMPEQVVFWKWLTPKMLGLVTQSSVYHWSIEGDSEPVKMFDRTANLANNQIINYKCDPSEKWLVLIGIAPGSPERPQLVKGNMQLFSVDQQRSQALEAHAASFASFKVAGNDKDSILISFASKSSNAGQVTSKLHVIELGAQPGKPSFTKKQADLFFPPDFADDFPVAMQISNKYGLIYVITKLGLLFVYDLETATAVYRNRISPDPIFLTSEASSIGGFYAINRRGQVLLATVNEATIVPFVSGQLNNLELAVNLAKRGNLPGAENLVVQRFQELFAQTKYKEAAELAAESPQGILRTPETVSKFQSVPVQAGQTPPLLQYFGTLLTKGKLNAFESLELSRLVVNQNKKNLLENWLAEDKLECSEELGDLVKTVDNDLALKIFIKARVTPKVVAAFAERQEFDKILIYSKQVGYTPDYLFLLQTILRSNPQGAVNFALMMSQMEGGCPVDYNTITDLFLQRNMIREATAFLLDVLKPNLPEHAHLQTKVLEINLVTFPNVADAILANGMFSHYDRPRVAQLCEKAGLYVRALQHYSELPDIKRVIVNTHAIEPQALVEFFGTLSKEWALECMKDLLLVNLRGNLQIIVQTAKEYCEQLGVEACIKLFEQFKSYEGLYFFLGSYLSSSEDPDIHFKYIEAAAKTGQIKEVERVTRESNFYDPEKAKNFLMEAKLPDARPLINVCDRFGFVPDLTHYLYTNNMLRYIEGYVQKVNPGNAPLVVGQLLDDECPEDFIKGLILSVRSLLPVEPLVEECEKRNRLRLLTQFLEHLVSEGSQDVHVHNALGKIIIDSNNNPEHFLTTNPYYDSRVVGKYCEKRDPTLAVVAYRREQCDDELINVTNKNSLFKLQARYVVERMDGDLWAKVLDPENEFRRLLIDQVVSTALPESKSPEQVSAAVKAFMTADLPHELIELLEKIVLQNSAFSGNFNLQNLLILTAIKADPSRVMDYVNRLDNFDGPAVGEVAVDAQLYEEAYDIFKKFNLNVQAVNVLLDNIRDINRAVEFAYRVEEDAVWSQVAKAQLRDGLVSDAIESFIRADDATQFLEVIRASEDADVYHDLVKYLLMVRQKAKEPKVDSELIYAYAKIDRLGEIEEFILMPNVANLPNVGDRLYDEALYEAAKIIFAFISNWGKLASTLVKLKQFQGAVDAARKANSAKTWKEICFACVDAEEFRLAQICGLNIIVQVDDLEEVSEYYQNRGCFNELISLMESGLGLERAHMGIFTELGVLYARYRHEKLMEHIKLFSTRLNIPKLIRACDEQQHWLELTYLYVQYDEFDNAATTVMNHSPEAWDHMQFKDIIVKVANVELYYKAVHFYLQEHPDLINDVLNVLALRVDHTRVVDIMRKAGHLRLVKPYMVAVQSNNVSAVNEALNEIYVEEEDYERLRESIDLHDNFDQIGLAQKIEKHELLEMRRVATYIYKKAGRWKQSIALSKKDNLYKDAMETASQSGDRELAEELLVYFIEQGKKECFASCLFVCYDLIRPDVALELAWVNNMIDFAFPYLLQFIREYSGKVDELVKDKIEAMKEEKAKKEEEKDVVLHQNMYAQLLPLALPAPPMPGMGGPGPMGGMGMPPMPPFGMPQMGSY is encoded by the exons ATGGCGGCCGCCAATGCTCCGATCACCATGAAAGAAGCCCTTACG TTGACTAGCTTAGGGATCAATCCGCAGTTCATTACTTTTACAAATGTGACGATGGAATCTGATAAGTACATCTGTGTTCGTGAGACTGCTCCACAAAACAGTGTGGTGATTATCGATATGAGCATGCCATCACAACCGCTGCGGCGGCCAATTACGGCTGATTcagcacttatgaatccaaattCTAGAATATTGGCATTGAAAG CTCAACTTCCTGGAACCACTCAAGATCACCTACAAATATTTAACATTGAGGCAAAAGCAAAGATGAAGTCCCATCAGATGCCTGAGCAG GTTGTGTTTTGGAAGTGGCTAACTCCTAAGATGTTGGGTTTAGTCACGCAGTCCTCAGTTTATCACTGGTCAATTGAAG GTGATTCGGAACCTGTAAAGATGTTCGATAGAACTGCAAATTTAGCAAACAACCAGATAATCAATTATAAATGTGATCCTTCTGAAAAGTGGTTGGTTTTGATTGGGATTGCTCCTGGTTCGCCTGAG CGGCCTCAATTGGTCAAAGGAAATATGCAGCTGTTTTCCGTGGATCAGCAAAGAAGTCAAGCTCTTGAAGCTCATGCTGCATCATTTGCTTCTTTCAAA GTAGCTGGGAATGATAAGGACTCCATCCTTATTTCTTTTGCCTCAAAAAGCTCTAATGCGGGTCAGGTGACATCGAAGTTGCATGTTATTGAGCTTGGTGCTCAGCCAG GAAAACCATCTTTTACTAAAAAACAAGCAGATCTGTTCTTCCCTCCAGACTTCGCTGACGATTTTCCAGTAGCCATGCAG ATATCAAATAAGTATGGCCTCATATATGTGATTACGAAGCTCGGATTACTCTTTGTATATGATCTAGAAACTGCCACAGCAGTATACAGAAATAGAATTAGTCCAGATCCCATTTTTCTGACATCAGAAGCTTCATCTATTGGAGGTTTTTATGCGATTAATAGGCGAGGGCAGGTGTTACTTGCTACAGTAAATGAAGCAACTATTGTGCCTTTTGTCAGTGGCCAA TTAAACAATCTGGAGCTTGCCGTCAATCTAGCTAAAAGAGGAAACCTCCCTGGCGCTGAGAATTTG GTTGTCCAGCGTTTCCAAGAATTATTTGCTCAGACCAAGTATAAGGAGGCTGCAGAGCTGGCTGCCGAATCCCCCCAAGGCATCCTCCGGACACCTGAAACTGTTTCCAAATTTCAG AGTGTTCCTGTTCAAGCTGGGCAGACCCCACCATTGCTGCAGTATTTTGGAACTCTGTTGACTAAAGGAAAGCTTAATGCATTTGAGTCTCTTGAGTTATCTCGTCTTGTTGTCAACCAAAACAAAAAGAATTTATTAGAGAACTGGTTGGCTGAAGACAAACTGGAGTGTAGTGAGGAACTGGGAGACCTTGTAAAG ACGGTTGACAATGACCTTGCCCTGAAGATATTTATCAAagctagagttacaccaaaagTTGTTGCAGCATTTGCTGAGCGTCAAGAGTTTGACAAAATATTGATATACTCAAAGCAG GTTGGCTATACTCCTGATTACCTGTTCCTTCTGCAAACAATTCTCCGGTCTAATCCACAG GGAGCTGTTAATTTTGCCCTTATGATGTCTCAAATGGAGGGAGGATGCCCTGTTGATTACAACACCATTACCGATCTATTTCTTCAG CGGAATATGATTCGTGAAGCAACTGCATTTCTGTTGGATGTCTTGAAACCAAATCTACCAGAGCATGCACACCTGCAAACTAAG GTCCTCGAAATCAATCTTGTGACGTTTCCTAATGTGGCTGATGCTATATTGGCGAATGGGATGTTTAGTCATTATGACAGACCACGCGTTGCACAACTCTGTGAGAAAGCAGGGCTATACGTGCGAGCGCTTCAG CATTATTCGGAGCTGCCTGATATTAAGCGTGTCATTGTTAATACTCATGCGATTGAGCCACAG GCACTTGTGGAATTCTTCGGTACTCTTTCCAAAGAATGGGCACTAGAGTGCATGAAAGATCTTCTACTTGTCAATTTAAGAGGAAACCTTCAGATTATTGTCCAG ACTGCTAAAGAGTACTGTGAACAATTGGGAGTTGAAGCATGCATAAAGCTATTTGAGCAGTTCAAGTCCTATGAAGGATTATATTTCTTCTTGGGGTCGTACTTGAGCTCCAG TGAGGATCCTGACATTCATTTCAAGTACATTGAAGCAGCTGCCAAGACTGGACAGATTAAAGAGGTCGAGCGTGTTACAAGAGAATCAAATTTCTATGATCCTGAAAAGGCTAAGAACTTTTTAATGGAAGCAAAACTTCCTGATGCTCGGCCTCTGATCAATGTGTGCGACCGCTTTGGTTTTGTTCCTGACCTCACGCATTACTTGTACACCAACAACATGCTCCGTTACATTGAAGGATATGTGCAGAag GTTAATCCAGGAAATGCTCCACTAGTTGTTGGGCAGCTCCTAGATGATGAGTGCCCTGAAGATTTCATTAAAGGCCTTATTTTGTCTGTCCGTTCGCTGCTTCCAGTTGAGCCTCTGGTGGAGGAGTGTGAAAAAAG GAACCGACTTCGCCTGCTTACTCAATTTCTGGAGCATCTTGTAAGTGAAGGAAGCCAAGATGTGCATGTCCACAATGCTCTGGGTAAAATCATTATTGATAGCAACAACAATCCAGAGCACTTTCTCACAACAAACCCGTACTATGATTCACGTGTTGTGGGTAAATACTGTGAGAAGCGTGATCCCACCCTTGCTGTTGTCGCATACCGGAGGGAACAATGTGATGATGAACTTATTAACGTGACTAATAAGAATTCATTGTTCAAGCTGCAGGCCAG GTATGTAGTTGAGAGGATGGATGGTGATCTCTGGGCCAAAGTTCTTGATCCAGAAAATGAATTTAGAAGGCTGCTCATTGACCAAGTTGTATCCACTGCTTTACCAGAAAGCAAAAGCCCCGAGCAAGTGTCTGCAGCTGTTAAAGCGTTTATGACTGCAGATCTTCCTCATGAGCTAATTGAATTGCTTGAAAAGATTGTGCTTCAGAACTCAGCTTTCAGTGGGAACTTCAACTTGCAAAACTTGCTTATCTTGACTGCAATCAAGGCTGATCCATCTAGGGTTATGGACTATGTTAATAGACTTGATAACTTTGATGGCCCGGCGGTTGGAGAGGTGGCTGTGGATGCTCAATTGTATGAAGAAGCCTATGACATTTTcaagaaatttaatttgaatGTCCAGGCTGTAAATGTGTTGTTGGATAATATTCGAGACATCAACCGTGCTGTTGAATTTGCTTACCGTGTTGAAGAAGATGCTGTCTGGAGTCAAGTGGCTAAAGCTCAACTAAGGGATGGGCTAGTGAGTGATGCAATAGAATCATTTATTCGTGCTGATGACGCAACTCAATTTTTGGAAGTCATCCGAGCTTCAGAAGATGCAGATGTTTATCATGACCTTGTGAAGTATCTTCTCATGGTCAGACAGAAAGCAAAGGAACCTAAAGTAGACAGTGAGCTTATTTATGCTTATGCCAAAATTGATAGGCTGGGTGAAATTGAAGAATTTATTCTTATGCCTAATGTGGCCAATCTGCCGAATGTTGGTGATCGCTTGTACGATGAAGCTCTATATGAGGCTGCAAAAATTATTTTTGCTTTCATATCCAATTGGGGAAAATTGGCAAGTACTTTAGTGAAATTGAAGCAATTCCAAGGTGCTGTTGATGCTGCGCGGAAAGCTAATAGCGCAAAGACATGGAAGGAAATATGCTTTGCCTGTGTTGATGCTGAGGAGTTCCGCTTGGCTCAAATTTGTGGCCTCAACATTATAGTACAG GttgatgaccttgaagaagTTAGCGAGTATTATCAGAATAGAGGATGCTTTAATGAGCTCATATCACTTATGGAGAGTGGTCTAGGATTGGAACGTGCACATATGGGCATCTTTACAGAGCTGGGTGTCCTTTACGCTAGATATCGCCATGAGAAACTCATGGAGCACATAAAATTGTTTTCTACTCGTCTCAATATCCCCAAACTGATTCGAGCATGTGATGAACAGCAGCACTGGCTAGAATTAACTTACTTATATGTTCAGTACGATGAGTTTGATAATGCAGCGACAACTGTGATGAATCATTCTCCAGAAGCTTGGGATCACATGCAATTCAAAGATATCATTGTCAAAGTTGCCAATGTGGAGCTATATTATAAAGCTGTGCACTTTTACTTGCAAGAGCACCCTGATCTCATCAATGATGTTCTCAATGTGCTTGCTCTTCGCGTCGATCATACCCGAGTTGTGGACATAATGAGAAAG GCGGGTCACCTGCGTCTTGTTAAGCCATACATGGTAGCTGTTCAAAGCAATAATGTGTCTGCCGTCAATGAAGCTCTCAACGAGATCTATGTTGAAGAAGAGGATTATGAGAGGCTACGCGAATCAATTGACTTGCATGATAACTTTGATCAAATCGGCCTTGCTCAAAAG ATCGAGAAACATGAACTTCTTGAAATGAGACGAGTTGCTACATACATTTACAAGAAGGCAGGGAGGTGGAAGCAATCAATTGCTTTGTCAAAAAAAGACAACCTTTACAAAGATGCAATGGAGACTGCTTCACAATCTGGTGATCGTGAACTTGCAGAGGAGTTGCTTGTTTATTTCATTGAACAG GGTAAGAAGGAGTGTTTCGCTTCGTGCCTCTTTGTTTGCTATGATTTAATCCGCCCAGATGTTGCACTGGAACTCGCCTGGGTGAATAACATGATTGATTTTGCATTCCCGTATCTTTTACAG TTTATCCGGGAATACAGTGGCAAAGTTGATGAATTAGTTAAGGACAAGATTGAGGCTATGAAAGAAGAGAAGGCtaaaaaggaagaagagaaagatGTTGTCCTGCATCAG AATATGTATGCGCAACTACTTCCTCTTGCTTTGCCGGCCCCTCCCATGCCAGGCATGGGAGGTCCAGGACCCATGGGTGGTATGGGCATGCCTCCGATGCCCCCATTTGGCATGCCACAAATGGGATCCTACTGA
- the LOC121744181 gene encoding em protein H5-like yields the protein MASQQQDRSELDAKARQGETVVPGGTGGKSLEAQEHLAEGRSRGGQTRREQLGTEGYQEMGRKGGLSTGDKSGGERAGEEGVEIDESKFRTRNT from the exons ATGGCGTCTCAACAACAGGACAGGTCCGAGCTCGATGCCAAGGCCAGGCAGGGAGAGACGGTTGTCCCCGGCGGCACCGGCGGCAAAAGCCTCGAGGCCCAGGAGCACCTTGCTGAag GGAGAAGCCGAGGAGGGCAGACTCGGAGGGAGCAGCTGGGGACGGAGGGCTACCAGGAGATGGGGCGCAAGGGAGGGCTGAGCACTGGTGACAAGTCCGGTGGGGAGCGGGCCGGGGAGGAAGGAGTGGAGATCGATGAGTCTAAGTTTAGGACTAGGAATACTTAG